A single genomic interval of Camelina sativa cultivar DH55 chromosome 11, Cs, whole genome shotgun sequence harbors:
- the LOC104725307 gene encoding indole-3-glycerol phosphate synthase, chloroplastic isoform X1, with translation MRRLGTIQNCLLHSTYSIAGYGEDLEKMEGLCLTLQPFPSSVIQRRLSTFNLHNRLIRPSSCAPLRAHQKAGITEGSDSASEGKVSDVKISEQEVNMYQNEVVESQGIKIRRRPPTGPPMHYVGPFEFRLQNEGNTPRNILEEIVWHKDKEVAQMKERKPLYTLKKALDNIPPAQDFIGALRSAHQRTGLPGLIAEVKKASPSRGILREDFNSVEIAQAYEKGGAACLSVLTDDKYFKGSYENLQAIREAGVKCPLLLKEFIVEAWQIYYGRSKGADAVLLIASVLPDLDIKYMIKICKILGMATLVEVHDEREMDRVLAIEGVELIGINNRNLETFEVDLGITKKLLEGERGELIRQKDILVVGESGLFTPEDIAFVQEAGVKAVLVGESLIKQSDHGKAISTLFGRDISK, from the exons ATGCGGCGTTTGGGTACTATTCAAAACTGTCTCCTCCACTCAACATATAGCATCGCCGGCTACGGAGAAGACTTAGAAAAAATGGAAGGACTTTGTTTAACCCTTCAGCCCTTTCCTTCCTCCGTTATTCAACGGCGGCTCTCTACTTTTAACCTCCACAACAGACTTATCAGACCCTCTTCTTGTGCTCCTCTTcgtgctcatcaaaag gcTGGAATCACAGAAGGTTCTGATTCAGCATCGGAGGGTAAAGTGAGTGATGTCAAGATCAGTGAGCAAGAAGTGAATATGTACCAGAATGAAGTAGTTGAAAGTCAGGGTATTAAGATAAGGAGAAGACCACCCACTGGACCTCCAATGCATTACGTTGGACCTTTTGAGTTCCGCCTTCAGAACGAGGGCAATACGCCTCGTAACATTTTGGAAGAGATTGTATGGCACAAGGATAAAGAAGTTGCTCAG atgaaagagagaaagcCACTTTATACCTTGAAGAAGGCTCTTGATAATATTCCTCCGGCTCAAGACTTCATTGGTGCTCTTAGATCTGCTCATCAAAGAACCGGGTTGCCTGGTTTAATAGCTGAGGTTAAGAAAGCTTCACCAAGCAGAGGAATCCTAAGAGAGGATTTTAACTCG GTTGAAATTGCACAAGCTTATGAAAAGGGTGGAGCAGCATGTCTTAGTGTTTTGACAGATGACAAATACTTCAAG GGAAGCTATGAGAACCTGCAAGCTATAAGGGAAGCTGGTGTAAAG tgCCCTTTGCTGTTGAAAGAGTTCATTGTTGAGGCATGGCAGATATACTATGGTAGAAGCAAGGGCGCAGATGCAGTTCTGTTGATCGCTTCTGTGTTACCTGACCTTGACATCAAATACATGATTAAGATTTGCAAAATACTTGGAATGGCTACACTTGTGGAG GTTCATGACGAAAGGGAGATGGATCGTGTACTTGCAATTGAAGGAGTCGAGCTCATTGGCATCAATAACCGTAACCTTG AAACGTTTGAGGTAGATCTTGGTATCACAAAGAAGCTACTTGAAGGAGAGCGTGGCGAACTGATCCGTCAAAAAGACATCCTC GTGGTTGGAGAATCTGGGTTATTCACTCCCGAAGATATCGCCTTTGTACAAGAAGCCGGCGTCAAAGCA GTTCTAGTCGGCGAATCTCTTATTAAACAAAGTGATCACGGGAAGGCAATCAGCACCCTTTTTGGAAGAGATATATCAAAGTAG
- the LOC104725307 gene encoding indole-3-glycerol phosphate synthase, chloroplastic isoform X2 yields the protein MYQNEVVESQGIKIRRRPPTGPPMHYVGPFEFRLQNEGNTPRNILEEIVWHKDKEVAQMKERKPLYTLKKALDNIPPAQDFIGALRSAHQRTGLPGLIAEVKKASPSRGILREDFNSVEIAQAYEKGGAACLSVLTDDKYFKGSYENLQAIREAGVKCPLLLKEFIVEAWQIYYGRSKGADAVLLIASVLPDLDIKYMIKICKILGMATLVEVHDEREMDRVLAIEGVELIGINNRNLETFEVDLGITKKLLEGERGELIRQKDILVVGESGLFTPEDIAFVQEAGVKAVLVGESLIKQSDHGKAISTLFGRDISK from the exons ATGTACCAGAATGAAGTAGTTGAAAGTCAGGGTATTAAGATAAGGAGAAGACCACCCACTGGACCTCCAATGCATTACGTTGGACCTTTTGAGTTCCGCCTTCAGAACGAGGGCAATACGCCTCGTAACATTTTGGAAGAGATTGTATGGCACAAGGATAAAGAAGTTGCTCAG atgaaagagagaaagcCACTTTATACCTTGAAGAAGGCTCTTGATAATATTCCTCCGGCTCAAGACTTCATTGGTGCTCTTAGATCTGCTCATCAAAGAACCGGGTTGCCTGGTTTAATAGCTGAGGTTAAGAAAGCTTCACCAAGCAGAGGAATCCTAAGAGAGGATTTTAACTCG GTTGAAATTGCACAAGCTTATGAAAAGGGTGGAGCAGCATGTCTTAGTGTTTTGACAGATGACAAATACTTCAAG GGAAGCTATGAGAACCTGCAAGCTATAAGGGAAGCTGGTGTAAAG tgCCCTTTGCTGTTGAAAGAGTTCATTGTTGAGGCATGGCAGATATACTATGGTAGAAGCAAGGGCGCAGATGCAGTTCTGTTGATCGCTTCTGTGTTACCTGACCTTGACATCAAATACATGATTAAGATTTGCAAAATACTTGGAATGGCTACACTTGTGGAG GTTCATGACGAAAGGGAGATGGATCGTGTACTTGCAATTGAAGGAGTCGAGCTCATTGGCATCAATAACCGTAACCTTG AAACGTTTGAGGTAGATCTTGGTATCACAAAGAAGCTACTTGAAGGAGAGCGTGGCGAACTGATCCGTCAAAAAGACATCCTC GTGGTTGGAGAATCTGGGTTATTCACTCCCGAAGATATCGCCTTTGTACAAGAAGCCGGCGTCAAAGCA GTTCTAGTCGGCGAATCTCTTATTAAACAAAGTGATCACGGGAAGGCAATCAGCACCCTTTTTGGAAGAGATATATCAAAGTAG